The following coding sequences are from one Granulicella arctica window:
- a CDS encoding acyltransferase family protein, which produces MATVLSQSSTPQGVDTGNPGGFAHIPALDGIRGMAILLVLIDHLFWANGSTGSRIFDLASRIRASTYCGVNLFFALSGFLITGILIDTLNVPHYFRTFYARRTLRIFPLYYGSLLALLLLTWHFHFSWGGWQYYFLTYTSNLALWRSHIPLQLGVFNINHFWSLQVEEQFYLVWPLVVYRIRKPETLVRISLISCIVILGIRIFLVAMRSHPGFENIYLPYSPTFSCADNILFGCCLSALVRTRARETVLRLAPRIFAIAAAILLVAAILNGGLEWTTSIFIQTLGFSLIGITSTAVIAMTLKPGSNTQSLFQNRALRFLGTYSYGIYVFHYSLAGWLTEPMRLFFNQHLHSKALSVILEALAVGVLSILVALLSYRLYEVPFLRLKSYFSYNRSSSPTSA; this is translated from the coding sequence ATGGCGACAGTACTCTCTCAAAGCTCCACTCCCCAGGGGGTAGACACAGGAAATCCAGGTGGATTCGCACATATTCCTGCATTGGATGGCATTCGCGGCATGGCCATTCTGCTGGTGCTCATCGACCATCTCTTCTGGGCCAACGGAAGTACCGGTTCCCGCATCTTCGACTTGGCCTCCCGAATCCGAGCCTCCACCTACTGCGGTGTGAACCTCTTCTTCGCCCTCTCAGGCTTTCTCATCACCGGCATTCTGATCGACACCTTGAACGTCCCGCACTATTTCCGGACCTTCTACGCTCGCCGCACGCTGCGGATCTTTCCGCTCTATTACGGCTCCCTGCTGGCTCTCCTGCTGCTTACTTGGCACTTCCACTTCTCCTGGGGAGGATGGCAGTACTACTTTCTGACCTACACCTCGAACCTGGCGCTCTGGCGCAGCCACATTCCCCTCCAGCTCGGCGTCTTCAATATCAATCACTTCTGGTCGCTTCAGGTAGAGGAGCAGTTTTACCTCGTCTGGCCGCTGGTCGTCTATCGCATCCGAAAGCCGGAGACGCTCGTCCGCATCTCCCTTATCAGCTGCATCGTCATTCTTGGCATCCGCATCTTCCTGGTTGCCATGCGTTCGCATCCGGGCTTCGAGAACATCTACCTGCCCTACTCCCCCACCTTCTCCTGCGCGGATAATATCCTCTTCGGCTGCTGCCTCAGCGCCCTTGTTCGTACCCGAGCACGCGAAACCGTCCTACGCCTCGCACCTCGCATCTTCGCCATCGCAGCCGCGATTCTGCTGGTCGCCGCCATCCTGAATGGCGGACTCGAATGGACCACCAGCATCTTCATCCAGACCCTTGGCTTCAGCCTCATCGGCATCACCAGCACCGCCGTCATCGCCATGACCCTCAAGCCAGGGTCGAACACCCAATCTCTGTTCCAGAATAGAGCCCTGCGCTTCCTCGGGACCTACAGCTATGGCATCTACGTCTTCCACTATTCGCTCGCTGGATGGCTAACAGAGCCGATGCGCCTCTTCTTCAACCAACACCTGCACTCCAAAGCCCTCAGCGTCATCCTCGAGGCGCTAGCAGTCGGGGTTCTCTCTATCCTCGTCGCACTGCTCAGCTACCGCCTGTACGAGGTGCCATTCCTGAGACTCAAAAGCTACTTCAGCTACAACCGCTCAAGCTCCCCCACATCAGCCTAA
- a CDS encoding DUF6526 family protein, with amino-acid sequence MPAPQSYKNHSKYDPLHHFVITPLLLLNLVFAFLFWNSDHHEHRTLSFCWIILAFTLILLSVKIRFYSLRIQDRLIRLEERLRLTALLPPAEHATIASFTTRQLIALRFASDSELPALARRTLAENLDPKQIKQAIQTWRPDYNRI; translated from the coding sequence ATGCCCGCCCCACAGTCCTACAAGAACCACTCAAAGTACGACCCCCTGCACCACTTCGTCATCACCCCCCTGCTCCTCCTCAACCTCGTCTTCGCCTTTCTCTTCTGGAACAGCGATCACCACGAACACCGAACCCTCTCCTTCTGCTGGATCATCCTCGCCTTCACCCTCATTCTGCTCTCCGTAAAGATCCGCTTCTATTCCCTCCGCATCCAGGACCGCCTCATCCGCCTCGAAGAGCGCCTCCGTCTCACCGCGCTCCTTCCTCCCGCCGAACACGCCACCATCGCGTCCTTCACCACCCGCCAGCTCATCGCCCTCCGCTTCGCCTCCGACAGCGAACTCCCCGCCCTCGCCCGCCGCACCCTAGCCGAAAACCTCGACCCCAAACAGATCAAGCAGGCCATTCAAACCTGGCGTCCCGACTACAACCGCATCTAA
- a CDS encoding NAD-dependent epimerase/dehydratase family protein, which produces MTTLITGASGFLGGRLAQLLAAQGEQVIVLARPTSDLRHLAGLPIRIVPGDLTDLASLRAAVVGMGVAHIFHCAACSTDWAPWKTYFDANVTGTQNLLEAALESPTLARFVHVSTTDVYGYPAIPCDESAPTRDAGLPYNQTKRLGELAVWRAHQDHGLPVTIVRPATIYGPRGKDFTVEIATLLRQRLMATIDHGRAPGGFAYVDNVAEAMIAAAHHPATLGHAFNLSDGTHATWADYVKLFSQAIHAKPPWINLSFAAATNLASVLETPHRLLKLPGRPLLTRHAVQLLGINQEFPIAKAKETFGFAPKISLEEGIARSAAWLHDRA; this is translated from the coding sequence GTGACCACACTCATCACCGGAGCAAGCGGCTTCCTCGGAGGCCGCCTCGCCCAACTCCTCGCAGCCCAGGGCGAACAAGTCATCGTCCTGGCCCGCCCGACCTCTGATCTCCGTCACCTGGCCGGTCTTCCCATCCGCATCGTCCCCGGCGACCTCACCGACTTGGCCAGCCTCCGCGCGGCCGTCGTTGGAATGGGCGTCGCCCACATCTTCCACTGCGCCGCCTGCTCCACCGACTGGGCCCCCTGGAAGACCTACTTCGACGCCAACGTCACCGGCACGCAGAACCTCCTCGAAGCCGCGCTCGAAAGCCCCACTCTCGCCCGCTTCGTCCACGTCAGCACCACCGACGTCTACGGCTACCCCGCCATCCCCTGCGACGAATCCGCCCCCACCCGCGACGCTGGCCTCCCTTACAACCAGACCAAGCGCCTCGGCGAGCTAGCCGTCTGGCGTGCCCATCAGGACCACGGCCTCCCCGTCACCATCGTCCGCCCCGCCACCATCTATGGCCCACGCGGTAAAGACTTCACCGTCGAGATCGCCACCCTCCTCCGCCAGCGCCTCATGGCCACCATCGACCACGGCCGCGCGCCCGGCGGCTTCGCCTACGTCGACAACGTCGCCGAAGCCATGATCGCCGCCGCACACCACCCCGCCACCCTCGGTCACGCCTTCAACCTCAGCGACGGCACCCACGCCACTTGGGCCGACTACGTCAAACTTTTTTCGCAGGCCATCCACGCCAAGCCCCCCTGGATCAACCTCAGCTTCGCCGCCGCCACCAACTTAGCCAGCGTCCTAGAAACCCCGCACCGCCTTCTCAAGCTGCCGGGCCGCCCCCTGCTCACCCGCCACGCCGTCCAGCTCCTCGGCATCAACCAGGAGTTCCCCATCGCCAAAGCAAAAGAGACCTTCGGCTTCGCACCGAAGATCTCTCTGGAAGAAGGCATCGCCCGCTCCGCCGCCTGGCTCCACGACCGCGCATAA
- a CDS encoding acyl carrier protein yields the protein MSESIQDRVLRVIATTRRVPPETVRADSTFEELGIDSLDRINILFELESEFDIEIDDEHAKQVTTLQQMIDGITQLVDAKNAHPPED from the coding sequence ATGTCCGAAAGTATTCAAGATCGCGTTCTGAGAGTTATCGCAACGACCCGCCGGGTTCCACCGGAGACAGTGCGGGCGGACAGCACATTTGAAGAGCTGGGTATCGACTCGCTCGACCGGATCAACATTCTGTTCGAGCTGGAGAGCGAGTTCGATATCGAGATCGATGACGAACATGCCAAACAGGTGACGACGCTGCAACAGATGATCGATGGGATCACGCAGCTCGTCGATGCGAAGAATGCTCATCCGCCGGAGGATTAG
- a CDS encoding deoxyribonuclease IV has product MTTTVSKKRIGVHLGTAGGAWKAVERAVEAGANTFQIFSSSPRTWKAAPVKPEDAAKMLELRAAHDIGPVSVHASYLINLCSQTESVRLNGIAAFTGEVERALALGAESLVLHPGSWKGLTREEGLRLAVESIERSIDGVAWQGKDFKILIENTAGAEFSLGGSLEQVAELVTRLQACAPVAVCLDTCHMHVAGYDIVTAEGYAETTKLIEETVGFEAVRVWHCNDAKAARGSKLDRHEHIGEGTIGAAAFKRLLHDARFGHAAFIAETPVDAPGDEARNVGVLRTLAAG; this is encoded by the coding sequence ATGACTACGACGGTTTCGAAGAAGCGGATTGGTGTGCACCTGGGGACGGCGGGTGGTGCGTGGAAGGCAGTGGAGCGGGCGGTGGAGGCGGGGGCGAATACGTTCCAGATCTTCTCGTCGAGCCCACGGACGTGGAAGGCTGCGCCGGTGAAGCCGGAGGATGCGGCGAAGATGCTGGAGCTGCGGGCGGCGCATGATATTGGGCCGGTGTCGGTGCATGCGAGCTATCTGATCAACCTGTGCAGCCAGACGGAGAGCGTGCGGTTGAACGGGATTGCTGCGTTTACGGGCGAGGTGGAGCGAGCGCTGGCACTGGGAGCGGAGTCGCTGGTGCTGCATCCGGGGAGCTGGAAGGGGCTGACACGCGAGGAGGGATTGCGGCTGGCGGTGGAGTCGATCGAACGGTCGATTGATGGGGTGGCGTGGCAGGGGAAGGACTTCAAGATTTTGATCGAGAATACGGCAGGGGCGGAGTTTTCGCTGGGCGGAAGTCTGGAGCAGGTAGCGGAGCTGGTGACTCGGTTGCAGGCGTGCGCTCCGGTGGCGGTGTGTCTGGATACCTGCCATATGCATGTGGCAGGGTACGACATTGTGACGGCGGAGGGGTATGCGGAGACGACGAAGCTGATCGAGGAGACGGTGGGGTTCGAGGCGGTGCGGGTGTGGCATTGCAACGATGCGAAGGCGGCGCGGGGATCGAAGCTGGACCGGCACGAGCATATCGGCGAAGGGACGATTGGGGCGGCAGCGTTCAAGCGGCTGCTGCACGATGCGCGGTTTGGGCATGCGGCGTTTATAGCGGAGACGCCGGTGGATGCTCCGGGGGATGAGGCGCGGAATGTTGGGGTGTTGCGGACGCTGGCGGCTGGGTAG
- a CDS encoding aminotransferase class I/II-fold pyridoxal phosphate-dependent enzyme has protein sequence MEQETKVFPSSSGHMFQNYFTPGRSWSFKKNGLLDARARRIFETTALGCAADAYPFHMPLEAKAGPCVQADGHQMLMMSSYDYLGLIGHPRIDKAAQEAIHRYGTSTSGARLLTGTLDIHNEVERDLAAYKGTEAALTFSSGYMANLGLITGLFGPSDRIIIDALCHRSLLDACKMAGVQVQRFRHNDPESLREEIKKGPPANRTVIISDGVFSMDGDICCLPDLIAIKKEFGCFLFIDEAHASGVLGLTGRGTDEHFGIDTSEVDLWSGSLAKSIPSVGGFVACSQEVAIFLQHASSPYIFSAAMAASAVAAISEGLAILKEEPQRVARLKDNGDYLRTGLQSLGYNTGLSDTAIIPVVLHDEIQTAVFARKLRNHGIIAAPVMFPAVAQGVARLRLCVTAAHTREQLDFVLDVFRQLAN, from the coding sequence GTGGAGCAGGAAACCAAGGTATTCCCCTCCTCGTCCGGCCACATGTTCCAGAACTACTTCACGCCCGGCCGGTCGTGGAGCTTCAAGAAGAACGGCCTGCTCGACGCCCGCGCCCGCCGCATCTTCGAAACCACGGCTCTTGGCTGTGCAGCAGACGCCTACCCCTTTCACATGCCGCTCGAAGCCAAAGCAGGTCCCTGCGTCCAGGCCGACGGCCACCAGATGCTGATGATGTCGTCCTACGACTACCTCGGCCTCATCGGTCACCCGCGCATCGACAAAGCCGCGCAGGAGGCCATCCACCGCTACGGCACCAGCACCAGCGGAGCCCGCCTGCTCACCGGAACCCTCGACATTCATAATGAAGTCGAGCGCGATCTCGCCGCCTACAAAGGCACCGAAGCCGCCCTCACCTTCAGCTCCGGCTACATGGCCAACCTCGGCCTCATCACCGGCCTCTTCGGACCCTCCGACCGCATCATCATCGACGCCCTCTGTCATCGCAGCCTGCTCGATGCCTGCAAGATGGCAGGCGTCCAGGTCCAGCGCTTCCGCCACAACGATCCCGAAAGCCTCCGCGAAGAGATCAAAAAAGGTCCCCCGGCAAACCGCACCGTCATCATCTCCGACGGCGTCTTCTCCATGGATGGCGACATCTGCTGCCTACCCGACCTCATCGCCATCAAGAAAGAGTTCGGCTGCTTCCTCTTCATCGACGAAGCCCACGCCTCCGGCGTCCTCGGCCTCACCGGTCGCGGCACCGACGAGCACTTCGGCATCGACACCAGCGAAGTCGACCTCTGGTCCGGCTCCCTCGCCAAGTCCATCCCCTCCGTCGGCGGCTTCGTCGCCTGCTCCCAGGAAGTCGCCATCTTCCTCCAGCACGCCTCCAGCCCCTACATCTTCTCCGCCGCCATGGCCGCCTCCGCCGTCGCCGCCATCTCCGAAGGCCTCGCTATTCTTAAGGAAGAGCCCCAGCGCGTCGCCCGCCTCAAGGACAACGGAGACTATCTCCGCACCGGCCTCCAGAGTCTCGGCTACAACACCGGCCTCTCCGACACCGCCATCATCCCGGTCGTCCTGCACGATGAGATTCAGACAGCCGTCTTCGCCCGCAAGCTCCGTAACCACGGCATCATCGCCGCGCCGGTCATGTTCCCCGCCGTCGCCCAGGGAGTAGCCCGCCTCCGCCTCTGCGTCACCGCCGCTCACACCCGCGAGCAGCTCGACTTCGTCCTCGACGTCTTCCGCCAGCTCGCCAACTAA